A stretch of Spirochaetota bacterium DNA encodes these proteins:
- a CDS encoding MBL fold metallo-hydrolase, with protein MRCASLISGSKANAFYLETNEHALLVDAGLSFPKLETTFAELKIDINKIRGILVTHEHEDHIKHLKRVASVLKLPVYITAESYKKAGLSLQDHHIIKAGDDLLFGDIHINAFRVLHDSEMCLGFLASNNNKKLFFASDIGSFDDKILEKAYNVEFIGIEANYEPSMLTRCTYPQYLKDRISSGAGHLSNSEAAIFVKETVGKNTKNTMFLHISENSNCTSYIEKMIDQDLYHKFPEIHYHITSRHGHGPLIEV; from the coding sequence ATGAGATGTGCTTCATTAATTAGTGGAAGTAAAGCTAATGCTTTTTATTTAGAAACTAATGAACATGCATTATTAGTTGATGCAGGATTATCCTTTCCTAAATTAGAAACTACATTTGCTGAATTAAAAATTGATATCAATAAAATTCGTGGTATTTTGGTAACTCATGAGCATGAAGATCATATTAAGCACCTAAAAAGAGTAGCAAGTGTTCTTAAATTACCTGTGTATATTACTGCAGAATCTTACAAAAAGGCAGGATTATCTTTACAAGATCATCATATTATTAAAGCTGGTGATGATCTTTTATTTGGAGATATTCATATTAATGCTTTTCGAGTATTACATGATTCTGAAATGTGTTTGGGTTTTCTTGCTAGTAATAATAATAAAAAGTTATTTTTTGCTTCTGATATAGGCTCTTTTGATGATAAAATTTTAGAAAAAGCATATAATGTTGAATTTATAGGAATAGAAGCAAACTACGAACCGTCTATGCTCACTCGTTGTACCTACCCACAATATCTAAAAGATAGAATTTCTAGTGGTGCGGGACATTTATCTAATTCTGAAGCAGCTATTTTTGTTAAAGAAACTGTAGGAAAAAATACTAAAAATACAATGTTTTTACATATTAGTGAAAATAGTAATTGCACATCATATATAGAAAAAATGATAGATCAGGATCTTTACCACAAATTTCCTGAGATACACTATCATATTACAAGCAGACATGGTCATGGACCATTGATAGAGGTATAA
- a CDS encoding DUF368 domain-containing protein: MKEFFNITLKGIIIGISNIIPGVSGGTMAFVLGIYQKLTEAVGYFLIKPENRKEYLLFLCNLGLGIIIGFLVFAQLISFLLGIDLPKGSPLPFSYTPTFGFFLGLILGSIPVLAKMQTDVKFSFTRLGLICLGFASLFAISSLREPSNIITEQSRLIKDFGLFQIVALPMHRIIWLFIIGIIVAFTMVIPGISGSALLIALGEYGPILNYISERSLFPIAIIGGGVIIGIILATLLMTKLLEQRPGATFYFILGLIFASCIQILLQMIAAQSSIIAWFVSIFTIITGIFLALLSSKLQAQETNK, from the coding sequence ATGAAAGAATTTTTTAATATTACCCTTAAAGGGATAATCATTGGTATTTCTAATATTATTCCAGGAGTTTCTGGAGGAACGATGGCTTTTGTTCTCGGTATCTATCAAAAATTAACAGAAGCTGTTGGTTATTTTTTAATTAAACCAGAGAATAGAAAAGAATATTTATTATTTTTATGTAATTTAGGTCTGGGAATTATAATAGGATTCTTAGTATTTGCTCAGCTTATTTCTTTTTTATTAGGTATTGATCTTCCAAAAGGCAGTCCTTTACCATTTTCTTATACTCCTACATTTGGATTCTTTTTAGGATTAATTTTAGGCTCTATTCCTGTATTAGCAAAAATGCAAACAGATGTCAAATTTTCTTTTACCCGTTTAGGATTAATTTGTTTAGGGTTTGCTTCTTTATTTGCAATCAGTTCTTTAAGAGAACCTAGTAATATTATTACAGAACAATCTCGACTTATCAAAGATTTTGGATTATTTCAGATTGTTGCTTTACCAATGCATAGAATTATATGGCTTTTTATTATTGGTATAATAGTAGCATTTACTATGGTTATTCCAGGTATCTCTGGCTCTGCTTTATTAATAGCTCTAGGAGAATATGGACCTATTCTCAATTACATCTCAGAACGCTCTCTTTTCCCTATCGCTATTATTGGTGGTGGTGTGATAATTGGTATCATATTAGCAACCTTACTCATGACAAAATTATTAGAACAAAGACCAGGTGCTACATTCTATTTTATTTTAGGATTAATATTTGCTTCCTGTATTCAGATACTACTTCAAATGATAGCTGCTCAAAGTAGTATCATAGCATGGTTTGTTAGTATTTTCACTATAATCACTGGAATATTTTTAGCTTTACTAAGTTCCAAGCTTCAAGCACAAGAAACTAATAAATAA
- a CDS encoding epoxyqueuosine reductase QueH codes for MKKILLQTCCAPCVTTCVEVLRKKLPWEKVLDKEPDFDEIAIYFYNPNIHPEEEYHKRALETKRFADLANCVFIEGEYETEIWYDRIKGLEQEPEKGKRCTTCYGMRLQKTFDYAKNHGYDAVASTLTLSPHKDEKRVNAIGQVFYKKTGIEYLVSNFKKNNGFKISKDLSRQHCIYCQKYCGCEFSLMERLQQEAEKLQNIQNQA; via the coding sequence TTGAAAAAAATATTGTTACAAACTTGTTGTGCTCCTTGTGTTACAACTTGTGTTGAAGTTCTCAGAAAAAAACTTCCTTGGGAAAAAGTATTAGATAAAGAACCTGATTTTGATGAAATTGCGATTTATTTTTATAATCCTAATATTCATCCAGAAGAAGAATATCATAAAAGAGCTCTAGAAACCAAACGATTTGCAGACCTAGCTAATTGTGTATTTATAGAAGGGGAATATGAGACAGAAATATGGTATGATAGAATAAAAGGATTAGAGCAAGAACCTGAAAAGGGAAAACGCTGTACGACTTGTTATGGAATGAGATTACAGAAGACTTTTGATTATGCCAAAAATCACGGTTATGACGCTGTTGCTAGTACATTGACATTAAGTCCACATAAGGATGAAAAAAGAGTTAATGCTATTGGACAAGTATTTTATAAAAAAACAGGTATAGAGTACCTTGTTTCTAATTTTAAAAAAAATAATGGATTTAAAATATCTAAAGATTTGTCACGACAACATTGTATCTATTGTCAAAAATATTGCGGTTGTGAATTTTCCTTGATGGAGCGTTTACAACAAGAAGCTGAAAAACTTCAAAATATTCAAAATCAAGCATAG
- the secF gene encoding protein translocase subunit SecF has translation MIETTNKLNFDFLGKRMIALIIFIVLSITGIISYLHNGLTLGTDFAGGIRIEFTAPSTVQEIRILIPDTQISITTLTQNNGVESFLITAPSEFEESGSGDHLLNPLRKKYKEANIVVLSSEYIGPSVGNDFAKQALKLLSIVTALILVYVAFRFDFIYGMGAICALLHDMTILLIFTVILQIPINLTILAAFLTILGYSINDTIVIFDRIRENHTLLPQENFYNIINKSISQTLTRTVLTSTTTLFVAGSIYIWSGNILQNFGLLLIIGVITGTYSSIFVAPPISLFLFNKTHKIIK, from the coding sequence ATGATAGAAACAACAAATAAATTGAATTTTGATTTTCTTGGTAAAAGAATGATTGCTCTCATTATTTTTATAGTATTATCAATTACTGGAATCATTAGTTATTTACATAATGGACTTACTTTAGGAACAGATTTTGCTGGTGGTATTCGTATTGAATTTACTGCACCGTCTACCGTACAAGAAATTAGAATATTAATCCCTGATACACAAATATCAATTACAACATTAACACAAAATAATGGTGTAGAAAGTTTTCTTATCACAGCTCCTTCAGAATTTGAAGAAAGTGGTTCTGGGGATCATTTATTAAATCCACTAAGAAAAAAATATAAAGAAGCTAATATTGTTGTACTTTCTTCTGAATATATTGGTCCAAGCGTTGGTAATGACTTTGCTAAACAAGCATTAAAATTATTAAGTATCGTAACAGCTCTTATTCTTGTTTATGTTGCTTTTCGTTTTGATTTTATTTATGGTATGGGTGCAATATGTGCTCTACTTCATGATATGACAATTTTATTAATTTTTACTGTTATTTTACAAATACCCATTAATTTAACTATCCTTGCAGCATTTTTAACAATTTTAGGTTATTCTATTAATGATACTATTGTTATTTTTGATAGAATTCGTGAAAATCATACACTACTTCCACAAGAAAATTTTTATAATATAATAAATAAAAGTATTAGTCAAACTCTAACAAGAACAGTATTAACATCTACTACTACATTATTTGTTGCTGGATCAATTTATATTTGGTCTGGTAATATTTTACAAAATTTTGGTTTATTATTAATTATAGGTGTTATTACCGGTACTTATTCTTCTATTTTTGTTGCTCCTCCTATAAGTTTATTTCTATTTAATAAAACACATAAAATCATTAAATAA
- the tsaD gene encoding tRNA (adenosine(37)-N6)-threonylcarbamoyltransferase complex transferase subunit TsaD: protein MIILGIESSCDECSLAIVEDGKKILAHQIYSQIELHKPFSGVVPEIASRNHLIKILEIFQQTTLGFSLEDIDAIAASSGPGLIGSLVIGTMTAKSLSYALNKDFIPIDHIEAHLYTPHLNNKILFPHIALVCSGGHTLLFLIESFEKKTILGTTIDDAVGEAFDKVAKMLDLGYPGGPIIQKYALEGNEDFWKLPYGLADNPNDRYHFSYSGLKTAVYYKLRELKPPYPIADICASFQKAAVMSLLKKLKNVLQDTKIKTIITVGGVAANIRLRTELDKLTSSGYQIFHTPLALCGDNAAMVAGRAYIDYKNNYYKNKSWDSYARYPLISKGKRL, encoded by the coding sequence ATGATAATTCTAGGTATAGAGAGTTCTTGTGATGAATGTTCTCTAGCAATTGTTGAAGATGGCAAAAAAATACTTGCTCATCAAATTTATTCTCAAATAGAATTACACAAGCCTTTTTCTGGTGTTGTTCCTGAAATAGCTTCTCGGAATCATTTAATTAAGATTTTAGAAATATTTCAACAGACTACTTTAGGATTTTCTTTAGAAGATATTGACGCTATTGCTGCAAGTTCAGGACCAGGTTTGATAGGATCTTTAGTTATTGGTACGATGACAGCCAAATCTTTATCTTACGCTTTGAACAAAGATTTCATTCCTATAGATCATATTGAGGCGCATTTGTACACTCCTCATTTGAATAATAAAATCCTTTTTCCTCATATTGCATTAGTTTGCTCTGGAGGACATACCTTATTATTTTTAATCGAATCTTTTGAGAAAAAAACAATCCTTGGTACAACTATTGATGATGCTGTGGGTGAAGCTTTCGATAAAGTTGCAAAAATGTTAGATCTTGGTTATCCTGGTGGACCAATTATTCAAAAATATGCTCTTGAAGGAAACGAAGATTTTTGGAAATTACCTTATGGATTAGCTGATAATCCTAATGATAGATATCATTTTAGTTATAGCGGATTAAAAACTGCTGTCTATTATAAATTACGCGAACTTAAACCGCCTTATCCTATAGCCGATATTTGTGCAAGTTTTCAAAAAGCAGCCGTAATGAGTTTACTTAAAAAATTAAAAAATGTCCTTCAGGATACAAAAATAAAAACTATAATTACTGTTGGTGGCGTTGCTGCTAATATTCGTCTCAGAACTGAGCTAGACAAATTGACCAGTTCTGGATATCAAATATTCCACACTCCTTTAGCTCTTTGTGGTGATAATGCTGCTATGGTAGCGGGTCGAGCTTATATTGATTATAAAAATAACTATTATAAAAATAAATCTTGGGATAGCTATGCTAGGTATCCTCTTATTTCAAAAGGAAAAAGACTATGA
- a CDS encoding tRNA-dihydrouridine synthase — MSFIKSLHFGDVTTKNNLILAPLAGYSHKPMRIMNRQHGAGYSVTEMVSVDGILRESHKTLRYADISDAPEQTSIQLFGKDSPESFYKASKIIQDIFGVKSININFGCPAPKVLRNGAGSRLLEEPHKIADIINAVKSSGVSVEAKIRCGFSYDNLDNIISALDGSEVDIIMLHCRLTSDKFKFGSANWDYFQRARKLTSKTLIANGDIKTPEEALNVFQKYQVDGLMIGRGAIAKPYLFQQIIDYSNTGSYNTPTPQELLDLLKNYAESWFEITGYHNILPLRGALMSLLSGFEGVSKIRSALAKSSTLEDVYQAIKLYDEL, encoded by the coding sequence ATGTCATTTATTAAATCCTTGCATTTTGGTGATGTTACTACTAAAAACAATCTTATTCTAGCTCCTTTAGCTGGCTATAGTCACAAACCTATGCGAATTATGAATAGACAACATGGTGCTGGATATAGTGTTACAGAGATGGTTAGTGTAGATGGAATCTTACGAGAATCTCACAAAACTTTGCGTTATGCAGATATTTCTGATGCTCCTGAACAAACATCAATTCAACTATTTGGAAAAGATTCTCCTGAAAGCTTTTATAAAGCATCTAAAATTATTCAAGATATTTTTGGAGTAAAATCTATTAATATCAATTTTGGATGTCCCGCTCCTAAAGTTCTCAGAAATGGTGCTGGATCTCGTTTGTTAGAAGAACCTCATAAAATTGCAGATATTATTAACGCCGTTAAATCTAGTGGTGTCAGTGTAGAAGCCAAAATTCGTTGTGGGTTTTCTTACGACAATTTAGATAATATTATTTCTGCATTAGATGGTTCTGAAGTTGACATTATCATGCTTCATTGTCGATTAACTAGTGATAAATTCAAATTTGGTTCAGCTAATTGGGATTATTTTCAAAGAGCACGCAAACTTACTTCTAAAACACTAATTGCTAACGGAGATATAAAAACCCCAGAAGAAGCACTAAATGTATTTCAAAAATATCAAGTTGATGGATTAATGATAGGAAGAGGTGCTATAGCTAAACCTTATTTATTTCAACAAATCATAGACTATTCTAATACTGGATCTTATAATACCCCTACCCCTCAAGAACTTCTCGATTTATTAAAAAATTATGCAGAGTCTTGGTTTGAAATAACTGGTTATCATAATATTCTTCCATTACGAGGAGCTTTGATGAGTTTGTTATCAGGGTTTGAAGGGGTTTCTAAAATTAGATCAGCCTTAGCTAAAAGTTCTACTTTAGAAGATGTATACCAAGCAATAAAACTTTATGATGAATTATAA
- a CDS encoding DUF305 domain-containing protein → MYKLLLLMILVYSNIIYSQDHNNHSMASEDNNSQKVMMLMHKPMMEQKYQQTDSPDVDFLVNMIPHHKGAVLSSEEYLKSGKNETVKKLAMDIITAQQKEILEFQQASEKLKTELGEYSKKEVSKITKESKKAMDQMMKEMSSITLSGDIDRDYLIGMLPHHQGAINVSQIILKVTTNETIKEIANRIIADQQKEIADIHKIIADM, encoded by the coding sequence ATGTATAAATTATTATTATTAATGATATTGGTATATTCTAATATTATTTACAGTCAGGATCACAACAATCATTCTATGGCTAGTGAGGATAATAACAGTCAAAAAGTTATGATGCTTATGCATAAACCTATGATGGAGCAGAAATATCAACAAACAGACTCTCCTGATGTAGATTTTCTTGTAAATATGATTCCTCATCATAAAGGAGCCGTATTATCGTCAGAAGAATATTTGAAATCAGGAAAAAATGAAACTGTCAAAAAATTAGCTATGGATATTATTACTGCTCAACAAAAAGAAATTCTTGAATTTCAACAAGCAAGTGAAAAATTAAAAACAGAACTTGGTGAATATTCCAAGAAAGAAGTTTCTAAGATAACTAAAGAATCTAAAAAAGCTATGGACCAAATGATGAAAGAAATGAGTTCAATTACTCTTTCTGGAGATATTGATAGGGATTATCTTATAGGGATGCTTCCACATCATCAAGGTGCTATTAATGTATCTCAAATTATTCTTAAAGTTACTACTAATGAAACAATAAAAGAAATAGCTAATCGTATTATAGCTGATCAACAAAAAGAAATTGCTGATATTCATAAAATTATTGCAGATATGTAG